In the Nitrospirota bacterium genome, TTACCTTGGAAGACGAACTGCTTCAGGAAAATAGAGTATCCTTTATTCACGTAGCTGAACAACTGCATACTTTTTCTAACATAATCAGTCGTACAAGGCGGCGTGATGTAGGTAAGTTCACTACCCGCAAACCAGAGACGGTGAATGTTGATTTTACACCGGAACAGCGGGAATTGCATGATAGGGTGCTGGCATTTCAGTCCCGAATTCTAGGGCGAATACATGGAGACAAGAATATTGCCTTTATGATGACAACTATCCGGAGGCAGGTCGCCAGTTGCCTTTTTGGGCTAGCACCATTTCTTAGTGATATTTTAACACGAAAAACAGATATTCTTGAATGGGAAGAGATGGATCAGGTTTCAAATTCCTTCGACAGTGATTCCATAACTAGGTTCGAAGAGGAAATTACCGAGATTATTTCGAAGGTTGAAACTCTCTCACCCAGAGACCCTAAGCTTGAGGCGTTGTTCAGTATTATTGAAGGCAAACAGAAAATGCCGAACAATAAACTTTTGCTCTTCAGCAGTTTCCGGCACACATTGTCTTATCTGCTTAGTCATCTGCAAATAAAAGGGCTTCGGGTGGGGCTTATCCACGGGGGGATACCCGATGAAGAACGTACACTTTTGAGAAAGCGATTCAGCGAACCATGGGAGTTGCCTGAATCGCTTGATATCCTTTTGTCTTCTGAAGTAGGTTGCGAAGGTCTTGATTATCAATTTTGCGACAGTTTGGTTAATTACGATTTGCCTTGGAATCCTATGAGGGTCGAACAGCGTATAGGGCGTATTGACCGCTACGGGCAAAAAAGCGATACAATCGCCATTTACAACCTTATTACTCCCGGTACAGTAGATGCCGATATTTATGAGCGTTGCCTTCTCAGGATCGGGGTTTTCAATGAAGCAATAGGTGGCGGAGAGGAAATACTCGGTCGCATTACAAGCGAAATTCATGAGGTTGCTGAAAATCTATCTCTAACCGCAGAAGAACGAAGGGCCAAACTTAAACAGCTTGCAGACAATGAAATACGGCAGATCAAGGAACAGGCGGATCTTGAGGAAAAGCAGATCGAGTTGTTCGGACTGAGACTCCCTCAACAGCAGATCGAAAAAGAGGTTGAGCAGGCTTCCAACTTCTGGATTTCCTCAGATTCCATTAAGAATTTGATTGTCCGGTATCTCTCGGATATAACCGGCTCTGAGCAAGAGTATCTCCTGGGGGAGAAAGAGACAAAAACCCTTAGGCTTAACCAGGATGTCCGTAATCGTCTTCTTGAGGATTTCAGGAAATTGCAGCCGAAGGCATCCCCTCTTTACAGGGAATGGGAGCGCTGGCTTAAAGGTAGTAATCCCAATATGCAGATGACTTTCGATGCTGATTACGCATCTGAAAATAGGGGTGTAACCTTCATTACTCCAATACATCCAGTTGCCATCCAAGCAGCCCTGGCATGGGAACGGAAACAGGCCCGTTACACAGCATTTAAGATTACTGACAACCGTTTCCAGGAAGGAATATATCCGTTTGTAATCTATAAATGGCAAAAGTACGGTATGCGTGATGAGGTTGTCTTTCAGCCAGTCTGCAGCAATGCACTCCTTACGGATAAGTTTTTTGAGTCTCTGCATAATGCCGTGCCTGTGCCCGATGCAAATCTCCCGTCGAAGGAAACCTTCGATGTTCTCGATGAACAGCATCATCTCCTATGGTCGAAAGTAAGGTCGGAGCACCAAGCCCATAATTATCTTCTTGCGCAATATAGGAGGGAGAGTTTACAAACCAGTCATAAAGCACGAATGAACATTTTGCAGGAGCAGCTGCAGGATGCAACCAACGACAATATTCGCCGTATGCGTCAGTCGCAAATCAAGAATGCAGAGATAGACTTTGAAAGAAGAATGAAGGATATAGCAGAATCTGAGGCAAAGGCTGACATTATTAGCGAGCCGGTGGCTTTTGGGGTTGTAGTCGTGGAAGTTTAACCTATGACAAAGAGCGATTATATAAATTCCATTCGGCAGGAATACAGTGGAATGAGGGACATGCCGCGAGAGAGTCTCGCGAGTAGTATTAAAACCTTAGCTGACGATCTTTATTCAAGAGATACCCATTTTATATTCGAGTTGATTCAGAATGCAGAAGACAATGATTACATGTCGGATATACGTCCGAGACTTCGTTTTGAACTCCGCCAGGAG is a window encoding:
- a CDS encoding DEAD/DEAH box helicase family protein → MLELLFTDTSENIRSFLQTVLPSFDKEWWKKYVISALSFQQQRQVEEKSIRLLSDLDLAALLRVIDKNWYVISEKAGLPREARNWVKEMQTIRNRWAHLSNQKIPKEDIYRDLDTLQRFLEVVKADSGLISKVRDRKQALYSSSVNEVKPEGSIKKESQPDTDFAKGDIVILLADSSISGAVIDILPGKPENRYVIYHNSDTATYYSSQLVKKKIISEDRKIASLDDFHAYLTALHLRHPGIANLYSLHAARINYVPYQFKPVLKLIRSDRPRLLIADEVGMGKTIEAGLILRELQARRDINSVLIICPKPLVTERKWQMDMKRFDEHFEHIDGQTLKYCISETDKDGVWPDKYTKCILPFSLFGEDLLHGTTRGRGRKRIIGLTELDPPPHFDLVIVDEAHHLRNTSTYVHQGVRFFCENAEAVIFTTATPIQLGINDLFVLLNLLRPDLIIDYPSFEHMAEPNPYINHAIDAARGAKPAWHSSARDALTRAANTSWGRTFFQNNPDFQTLYDFTLEDELLQENRVSFIHVAEQLHTFSNIISRTRRRDVGKFTTRKPETVNVDFTPEQRELHDRVLAFQSRILGRIHGDKNIAFMMTTIRRQVASCLFGLAPFLSDILTRKTDILEWEEMDQVSNSFDSDSITRFEEEITEIISKVETLSPRDPKLEALFSIIEGKQKMPNNKLLLFSSFRHTLSYLLSHLQIKGLRVGLIHGGIPDEERTLLRKRFSEPWELPESLDILLSSEVGCEGLDYQFCDSLVNYDLPWNPMRVEQRIGRIDRYGQKSDTIAIYNLITPGTVDADIYERCLLRIGVFNEAIGGGEEILGRITSEIHEVAENLSLTAEERRAKLKQLADNEIRQIKEQADLEEKQIELFGLRLPQQQIEKEVEQASNFWISSDSIKNLIVRYLSDITGSEQEYLLGEKETKTLRLNQDVRNRLLEDFRKLQPKASPLYREWERWLKGSNPNMQMTFDADYASENRGVTFITPIHPVAIQAALAWERKQARYTAFKITDNRFQEGIYPFVIYKWQKYGMRDEVVFQPVCSNALLTDKFFESLHNAVPVPDANLPSKETFDVLDEQHHLLWSKVRSEHQAHNYLLAQYRRESLQTSHKARMNILQEQLQDATNDNIRRMRQSQIKNAEIDFERRMKDIAESEAKADIISEPVAFGVVVVEV